Genomic window (Bacillus sp. BGMRC 2118):
TGGCGCAAATTTGTAAAGAACTGATTTACTGCATGCGCAGTTTTACCAGCAATTTTACTCGTGATATTAACTCGTGAAAGGCGATCAGTCATTACTAGTACAACACTGTCATTACCGTTTTTCTGTCCCTGAACTGTATCTAGTTCCCAATGGCCAATTTCGGACCGTTGGTCCGCAGTTTGAGGTCGTTGAGCAATATTAGGCCCTAAGCACCTTTTAGCTTGCGGATGAGTTCGATGATGCTTACGTTTAGGTTTTTCAAAGAGGTCTAAATTGGACGTACGAAGCACACCCTCATTAATCCATTGATATAAAGTT
Coding sequences:
- a CDS encoding IS30 family transposase: YYIYSYEAGQATYLEHHRHSGRRRLYYSSKQFLRLADQLMLGEFDDHHYSPQAVIYKARDLMNDGTLIPKSVVTLYQWINEGVLRTSNLDLFEKPKRKHHRTHPQAKRCLGPNIAQRPQTADQRSEIGHWELDTVQGQKNGNDSVVLVMTDRLSRVNITSKIAGKTAHAVNQFFTNLR